Proteins co-encoded in one Scyliorhinus torazame isolate Kashiwa2021f chromosome 31, sScyTor2.1, whole genome shotgun sequence genomic window:
- the LOC140404662 gene encoding sperm-egg fusion protein TMEM95-like isoform X4 — MEHYHAPGKLQVNWFNSNTDNCLNGAVKPACCLNLRPSITRPIMRKTASTAMVTGLWLGLVLKAEGCMFCAFPHKTIKDRFERLCTKYKELTETTNCTTYTDAELNKFLIDEVSVEMIAEKVHRVLRVIEINQTLTDLPVFWNWLYGVKLPKLTQEGVSTTVINCSVCQEVELNCWNMKTCWPNRLDLNESIYLIVGLSAGSMFIGCITLIFESRRLQSRGDKAVE, encoded by the exons ATGGAACACTACCACGCTCCCGGTAAACTTCAAGTTAACTGGTTTAATTCAAACACAGACAACTGTTTAAACGGAGCAGTTAAACCAGCTTGCTGCCTCAATCTTCGACCGTCCATCACTAGGCCGATAATGAGGAAGACAGCCAGCACGGCGATGGTCACTGGCCTCTGGCTGGGTCTCGTCCTGAAGGCCGAAGGCTGCATGTTCTGTGCTTTTCCACATAAAACAATAAAGGATAGATTTGAGAGGCTGTGCACGAAGTACAAGGAACTGACTGAGACTACAAACTGCACCACGTACACAGACGCAGAATTGAACAAATTTCTAATTG ATGAAGTGTCGGTCGAAATGATCGCAGAAAAGGTGCATCGAGTTCTGCGAGTTATAG AGATCAACCAGACCCTGACAGACTTGCCCGTCTTTTGGAACTGGCTGTATGGGGTGAAGCTTCCAAAGTTGACCCAAGAGG GGGTCTCAACAACCGTTATAAACTGCAGTGTGTGTCAGGAGGTGGAGCTGAACTGCTGGAACATGAAGACTTGCTGGCCAA ACAGGTTAGACCTGAATGAGTCCATTTATCTGATTGTCGGACTGTCGGCAGGCTCAATGTTCATTGGGTGCATAACACTGATTTTTGA
- the LOC140404662 gene encoding sperm-egg fusion protein TMEM95-like isoform X3 codes for MEHYHAPGKLQVNWFNSNTDNCLNGAVKPACCLNLRPSITRPIMRKTASTAMVTGLWLGLVLKAEGCMFCAFPHKTIKDRFERLCTKYKELTETTNCTTYTDAELNKFLIDEVSVEMIAEKVHRVLRVIEINQTLTDLPVFWNWLYGVKLPKLTQEAMCAPKCRVSTTVINCSVCQEVELNCWNMKTCWPNRLDLNESIYLIVGLSAGSMFIGCITLIFESRRLQSRGDKAVE; via the exons ATGGAACACTACCACGCTCCCGGTAAACTTCAAGTTAACTGGTTTAATTCAAACACAGACAACTGTTTAAACGGAGCAGTTAAACCAGCTTGCTGCCTCAATCTTCGACCGTCCATCACTAGGCCGATAATGAGGAAGACAGCCAGCACGGCGATGGTCACTGGCCTCTGGCTGGGTCTCGTCCTGAAGGCCGAAGGCTGCATGTTCTGTGCTTTTCCACATAAAACAATAAAGGATAGATTTGAGAGGCTGTGCACGAAGTACAAGGAACTGACTGAGACTACAAACTGCACCACGTACACAGACGCAGAATTGAACAAATTTCTAATTG ATGAAGTGTCGGTCGAAATGATCGCAGAAAAGGTGCATCGAGTTCTGCGAGTTATAG AGATCAACCAGACCCTGACAGACTTGCCCGTCTTTTGGAACTGGCTGTATGGGGTGAAGCTTCCAAAGTTGACCCAAGAGG CCATGTGTGCTCCCAAATGCA GGGTCTCAACAACCGTTATAAACTGCAGTGTGTGTCAGGAGGTGGAGCTGAACTGCTGGAACATGAAGACTTGCTGGCCAA ACAGGTTAGACCTGAATGAGTCCATTTATCTGATTGTCGGACTGTCGGCAGGCTCAATGTTCATTGGGTGCATAACACTGATTTTTGA